Proteins from a single region of Azospira inquinata:
- a CDS encoding flagella synthesis protein FlgN — protein MTASLAELQDKLQEEVRLMADFLALAQQEQEAIQSGTAEVLDQLTPRKLELVTALNGAANGRNQWLTSHGFAEDKVGVEAALRTQASPACGAAWEELKSLTAQAKETNSLNGKLLGMWMQHNNQALDILLSATGHSKLYGPDGQPDQLAARRIIDSV, from the coding sequence ATGACCGCTTCCCTCGCTGAATTACAGGACAAACTCCAGGAAGAAGTCCGGCTGATGGCCGACTTCCTGGCCCTGGCCCAGCAGGAGCAAGAGGCTATCCAGTCCGGCACGGCGGAGGTTTTGGACCAGCTCACCCCCCGCAAGTTGGAATTGGTGACGGCCTTGAACGGGGCCGCCAACGGGCGCAATCAGTGGCTTACCAGCCACGGTTTCGCTGAAGATAAGGTGGGCGTAGAAGCCGCCCTCCGGACCCAGGCCTCCCCCGCCTGCGGGGCAGCGTGGGAGGAGCTCAAATCCCTCACCGCCCAGGCCAAGGAAACCAACAGCCTCAACGGCAAACTCCTGGGCATGTGGATGCAGCATAACAATCAGGCTCTGGACATTCTGTTGTCTGCCACCGGTCACAGCAAACTCTACGGTCCGGATGGTCAACCGGATCAGCTCGCCGCCCGGCGCATTATCGATTCCGTTTGA
- a CDS encoding flagellar motor protein — protein MDFISVIGLLLGVSAIIGGQVLEGGHLGSLLQPTAFLIVCGGTWGAVLVQSPLPVFVRGVKSVLWVFRPPIIDSKWLIDRVTEWSHVSRREGLLALESYIAQLKDPFMKKGLQLLVDGAEPERLREVLEVEIGTYEDELKTAAKVWESAGGYSPTIGIIGAVLGLIHVMENLSDPSKLGAGIAVAFVATIYGVGLANLVYLPMAGKIKSHVGRLVAYREMLVDGLVGIANGDNPRIIESRLAGYVA, from the coding sequence ATGGATTTCATCAGTGTCATCGGCTTGTTGCTGGGTGTTTCCGCCATTATTGGGGGCCAGGTCCTGGAAGGCGGGCATCTGGGCTCTCTGCTCCAGCCCACGGCTTTCCTCATCGTCTGCGGCGGTACCTGGGGCGCGGTTTTGGTCCAGAGCCCCCTGCCCGTGTTCGTGCGGGGCGTGAAGTCCGTCCTCTGGGTGTTTCGCCCTCCCATTATTGATTCCAAATGGCTCATCGACCGGGTGACGGAGTGGAGCCATGTGTCCCGCCGGGAAGGCCTGCTGGCCCTGGAAAGCTACATTGCCCAATTGAAGGACCCTTTCATGAAAAAGGGACTCCAGTTGCTGGTGGACGGGGCGGAGCCGGAACGTCTGCGGGAAGTGCTGGAAGTGGAAATCGGCACCTATGAGGACGAACTCAAGACGGCCGCTAAGGTGTGGGAATCGGCGGGCGGTTATTCTCCCACCATCGGCATTATCGGCGCCGTGCTGGGGCTGATCCACGTCATGGAAAACCTCTCCGACCCCTCCAAGCTGGGGGCCGGGATTGCAGTGGCTTTCGTGGCCACTATTTACGGGGTAGGCTTGGCCAATCTGGTCTATTTGCCCATGGCAGGCAAAATCAAATCCCATGTGGGGCGCCTGGTGGCCTATCGGGAAATGCTGGTGGATGGGCTGGTGGGGATCGCCAACGGAGACAATCCCCGGATTATCGAAAGCCGTCTGGCCGGTTACGTGGCCTGA
- the flhA gene encoding flagellar biosynthesis protein FlhA — protein MASPAAMSLQGMFGRLNPRQLAGPILILMILAMMVLPLPAFVLDVLFTFNIALSVIVLLVAIYTVKPLEFSIFPTILLVTTLLRLSLNVASSRVVLLEGHTGPDAAGKVIESFGHFLVGGNTAVGIVVFTILVVINFVVITKGAGRVAEVSARFTLDAMPGKQMAIDADLNAGLIGEDDARRRRGEVAAEADFYGSMDGASKFVRGDAVAGVVIMFINIIGGLIVGVLQHNMDVGAAAKNYTLLTIGDGLVAQIPSLIISIAAGMVVTRVGDGQDISQQFIAQMFANPRVLGITAGILGLLGMIPGMPNFVFLLLASALGSYAYVLFKRQMAVKEAPVPVQAAPAPENLDATWADVSPLDVLGLEVGYRLIPMVDKSQDGELLRRIRGIRKKFAQEVGFLVPPVHIRDNLELRPNAYRILLKGVEIGQGEAYPGQFLAINPGRVAGTVPGNATKDPAFGLPAIWIEMGFREQAQSFGYTVVDTSTVVATHLNHLIQSHASELLGRQETQQLLDHLAKEMPKLTEDLVPKTIALGVLQKVLQNLLDEGVHIRDMRTIIETLAEHGSHNQDPEFLTGQVRVALGRAIVQQLYPSGNEMAVMSLDPQLERILVQAMSGGGEGAMEPGLAETLVRETAGAAQRQEEQGLPPVLLVPSAIRTLLSRFLRRNIPQLKVLAHGEVPEAKMIKVTSIIGGRA, from the coding sequence ATGGCTAGTCCCGCCGCCATGAGCCTGCAAGGCATGTTCGGACGCCTGAACCCGCGCCAGCTGGCCGGGCCGATCCTCATCCTGATGATTCTGGCCATGATGGTGCTGCCATTACCGGCCTTTGTCCTGGATGTGCTGTTCACCTTCAATATCGCCCTATCCGTGATCGTCCTGCTGGTAGCGATTTACACGGTGAAGCCCCTGGAATTTTCCATTTTCCCCACCATTTTGCTGGTGACTACCCTGCTGCGCCTGTCCCTGAATGTGGCTTCCAGCCGGGTGGTGCTGCTGGAAGGCCATACGGGGCCGGATGCGGCGGGGAAGGTGATCGAGTCTTTCGGCCACTTCCTGGTGGGGGGCAATACGGCCGTCGGTATCGTGGTCTTCACCATCCTGGTGGTGATTAACTTTGTGGTGATTACCAAGGGTGCGGGCCGGGTGGCGGAAGTGTCGGCCCGGTTTACCCTGGACGCCATGCCCGGCAAACAGATGGCCATCGACGCGGACCTGAATGCGGGACTCATCGGGGAAGACGACGCCCGGCGCCGCCGGGGCGAAGTGGCGGCGGAAGCGGATTTCTACGGTTCCATGGACGGTGCTTCCAAGTTCGTCCGGGGCGATGCGGTGGCCGGAGTGGTCATCATGTTTATCAACATCATCGGCGGTCTCATCGTCGGGGTGTTGCAGCACAACATGGACGTGGGGGCCGCCGCCAAGAACTACACCCTGCTGACCATCGGTGACGGCCTGGTAGCCCAGATTCCCTCCCTGATTATTTCCATCGCCGCCGGTATGGTAGTGACCCGGGTAGGGGACGGCCAGGACATCAGCCAGCAGTTCATCGCCCAGATGTTTGCCAATCCCCGGGTGCTGGGCATTACGGCCGGGATTCTGGGGCTCCTGGGGATGATCCCGGGCATGCCCAATTTCGTTTTCCTGCTGCTTGCCTCCGCTCTGGGGAGCTATGCCTACGTGCTGTTCAAGCGCCAGATGGCGGTCAAGGAAGCGCCGGTACCGGTGCAGGCCGCTCCCGCTCCGGAAAATCTGGATGCCACCTGGGCCGATGTGTCTCCCCTGGATGTGCTGGGCCTGGAAGTGGGCTACCGGCTTATCCCGATGGTGGATAAGAGCCAGGACGGAGAGTTGCTACGCCGTATCCGGGGTATCCGGAAAAAATTTGCCCAGGAAGTGGGCTTCCTGGTGCCTCCCGTGCATATCCGGGACAACCTGGAACTGCGCCCCAATGCTTACCGGATTCTCCTCAAAGGGGTGGAAATCGGCCAGGGCGAAGCCTATCCGGGCCAATTCCTGGCTATCAACCCGGGGCGGGTGGCCGGCACGGTGCCGGGCAATGCCACCAAGGATCCGGCCTTCGGCCTGCCCGCCATCTGGATCGAAATGGGCTTCCGGGAACAGGCCCAGAGTTTCGGCTACACGGTGGTGGATACCTCCACCGTGGTGGCAACCCACTTGAATCACCTGATCCAATCCCATGCCTCCGAGCTTCTGGGGCGTCAGGAAACCCAGCAGCTGCTGGACCATCTGGCCAAGGAAATGCCCAAGCTCACGGAGGATCTGGTGCCCAAGACCATTGCCCTGGGCGTGCTGCAGAAGGTGCTGCAAAACCTGCTGGACGAAGGGGTGCATATCCGGGATATGCGCACCATTATCGAAACTCTGGCCGAGCATGGCTCCCACAACCAGGACCCGGAATTCCTCACCGGTCAGGTGCGGGTGGCCCTGGGCCGGGCCATCGTCCAGCAGCTTTATCCCAGCGGCAACGAAATGGCGGTGATGTCCCTGGATCCTCAACTGGAGCGCATTCTGGTACAAGCCATGTCCGGCGGTGGCGAAGGCGCCATGGAGCCCGGTCTGGCAGAAACCCTGGTGCGGGAGACCGCCGGTGCGGCCCAGCGTCAGGAAGAGCAGGGCTTGCCCCCTGTTTTGCTGGTGCCCAGCGCCATCCGAACCCTGTTGTCCCGCTTCCTGCGGCGCAACATCCCCCAACTCAAGGTCCTGGCCCACGGCGAGGTACCGGAAGCAAAAATGATCAAAGTCACCTCGATCATCGGAGGTAGAGCATGA
- the flgM gene encoding flagellar biosynthesis anti-sigma factor FlgM, with protein MKIDALSPSLTAANLSGNSRGKAVSSARSDAASASEGSEVQISPLSSQLQAMDETEGSSGSGEIDTAKVNAIKQAIVEGRFSINAGAIADRLLGSAQELLSGRKTA; from the coding sequence GTGAAAATCGACGCTCTTAGCCCGAGCCTCACCGCGGCCAACTTATCCGGGAATAGTCGAGGCAAAGCTGTTTCCAGCGCCCGCAGCGACGCTGCCTCCGCCAGCGAAGGCAGCGAGGTGCAGATCAGCCCCCTGTCTTCCCAACTCCAGGCCATGGATGAAACGGAAGGCAGCAGCGGCAGCGGAGAAATTGACACCGCCAAGGTGAATGCCATTAAGCAGGCCATCGTGGAAGGCCGTTTCTCCATCAATGCTGGGGCCATTGCCGACCGTCTGCTGGGATCCGCCCAGGAGTTGCTCTCCGGACGTAAAACCGCCTGA
- the flgA gene encoding flagellar basal body P-ring formation chaperone FlgA encodes MNALLRLFAALLLMTAPWAGNANAATLQQDINHTVEHFLHAQTRGLPGKASFAISPLVPGTQLAPCPSMEAFLPAGGRLWGRITVGVRCQTPGGWTIYVPVNVSVETGYVVSTHPLYPGQPIGPGDISLQRGDLANLPNGVVTAPEQAIGKTVRSGIGAGFPLRMDMLTAPLVVQQGQTVRVISTGPGFSVTSEGRALNNGAEGQVVQVRLQNGQSISGIARSGGVVEVAF; translated from the coding sequence ATGAACGCCCTTCTGCGCCTGTTTGCCGCCCTGCTCCTGATGACCGCCCCCTGGGCCGGCAACGCTAACGCGGCCACCCTGCAACAGGACATCAACCACACCGTCGAACACTTTCTCCATGCCCAGACCCGGGGGCTGCCCGGCAAAGCCAGCTTCGCTATCTCCCCCCTGGTGCCGGGCACCCAGCTGGCCCCCTGTCCGTCCATGGAAGCCTTTCTGCCTGCCGGCGGGCGGCTCTGGGGGCGCATTACCGTGGGGGTACGCTGCCAGACTCCGGGGGGCTGGACCATTTATGTTCCGGTCAATGTGAGCGTGGAAACCGGCTATGTGGTCAGCACTCACCCCCTCTACCCGGGCCAGCCCATCGGCCCCGGAGACATTTCCCTGCAACGGGGGGATTTGGCCAATCTGCCCAACGGGGTGGTCACCGCCCCCGAACAAGCCATCGGCAAAACGGTACGCTCGGGCATCGGCGCCGGATTTCCCCTGCGTATGGACATGCTCACCGCCCCCCTGGTAGTACAGCAGGGCCAGACCGTCCGGGTTATTTCCACCGGTCCGGGCTTTTCCGTCACCAGCGAAGGCCGGGCCCTGAATAACGGGGCGGAAGGGCAGGTAGTCCAGGTGCGCCTGCAGAACGGCCAGTCGATCAGCGGTATCGCCCGTAGCGGCGGCGTGGTGGAGGTGGCTTTTTAA
- the motD gene encoding flagellar motor protein MotD: MGRRKKAAEEHENLERWMVSYADFVTLLFAFFVVMYAISSVNEGKYRVLSDSLVSAFRNVNVVSGGQIMVVPAKSPGDTLKQVVAQDDPKTAAVKQQQRQKMRNVAKDIFAVLAPLVQQGKVRVLETSRGVTIEINDSVLFAPGQAMLEPQSIKAMRAVGEVLAPTDFPITIEGHTDNIPIRTPYFPSNWELSAVRATTVLRLFVDSGVTPERLTAIGYGETHPVEANDTPEGRARNRRVSILIDSMQAERPVQLEHDNGTPAGAEGKAKPAP, encoded by the coding sequence ATGGGACGGCGGAAAAAAGCAGCGGAAGAACACGAAAACCTGGAGCGCTGGATGGTCTCCTACGCGGACTTCGTGACCCTCCTGTTCGCTTTTTTTGTGGTGATGTACGCCATTTCCTCGGTCAATGAGGGCAAGTACCGGGTGCTCTCCGATTCCTTAGTGAGTGCCTTCCGTAACGTCAATGTGGTGTCCGGCGGCCAGATTATGGTGGTGCCGGCCAAATCCCCCGGGGATACCCTGAAGCAGGTGGTGGCCCAGGACGATCCCAAAACCGCCGCCGTTAAGCAGCAGCAGCGGCAAAAAATGCGCAATGTGGCCAAGGACATTTTTGCCGTCCTGGCGCCCCTGGTTCAGCAGGGTAAGGTGCGGGTGCTGGAAACCTCCCGGGGGGTGACCATCGAAATCAACGACAGCGTGCTTTTCGCTCCTGGCCAGGCCATGCTGGAACCCCAATCCATCAAGGCCATGCGGGCCGTGGGGGAAGTGCTGGCCCCTACGGATTTCCCCATTACCATTGAAGGCCATACGGACAACATCCCCATCCGTACCCCCTATTTCCCTTCCAACTGGGAATTGTCCGCCGTGCGGGCCACCACCGTGCTGCGTCTGTTTGTGGATAGCGGGGTGACTCCCGAACGCCTGACCGCCATTGGCTACGGGGAAACCCATCCGGTGGAAGCCAATGACACGCCGGAGGGCCGGGCGAGAAATCGGCGAGTGAGTATTCTGATTGATTCCATGCAGGCGGAGCGCCCGGTGCAGTTAGAGCACGACAACGGGACTCCGGCGGGGGCTGAGGGCAAGGCTAAGCCCGCCCCTTGA
- the flgB gene encoding flagellar basal body rod protein FlgB, with translation MMSKLDQEINFQHQALNLRAYRQQILATNIANADTPNYKARDIDFSSALGAALAGREPSSLALKTTSSRHLNGAQSGGPAELLYRQSYQPSADGNTVDMDVERSSFAENSVQYEALVQFIGDKFKTMRLAIQGQ, from the coding sequence ATGATGAGCAAGTTGGATCAGGAAATTAATTTCCAGCATCAAGCGTTGAATCTGCGGGCCTACCGCCAGCAGATTCTGGCGACCAATATCGCCAACGCGGATACGCCCAACTACAAGGCCCGGGACATTGATTTCTCCAGCGCCCTGGGGGCGGCCCTGGCGGGACGGGAGCCTTCCTCCCTGGCCCTCAAGACCACTTCCAGCCGCCATCTCAACGGCGCCCAGTCCGGCGGCCCGGCGGAACTGCTCTATCGCCAGTCCTACCAGCCTTCAGCGGACGGCAATACGGTGGATATGGACGTGGAACGCTCCAGTTTCGCGGAAAACTCCGTGCAGTACGAAGCCCTGGTCCAGTTCATCGGCGACAAGTTTAAGACCATGCGCCTGGCCATTCAGGGCCAGTAA
- a CDS encoding RNA polymerase sigma factor FliA, whose product MYNAAGQLNKEQLVQRFAPLVKRIAYHLMARLPASVEVEDLIQNGTMGLLDAVTRFETGHGAQFETYAAQRIRGAMLDGLRENDWLPRGLRRDMRRVEQAISRLEQVNGRAPTEPELAECLGMSIAEYQKVLGEARGHQLVYFEDFGEEGGEDFLERHFSDSEADPSRILEDKSLREQLVGAIETLPEREKLMMALYYEQDLNLKEIGAVMGVTESRVCQLHSQAIARLRAKVLGIKTDKKLK is encoded by the coding sequence ATGTACAACGCAGCTGGGCAGCTTAATAAAGAACAGCTGGTGCAACGTTTCGCCCCCCTCGTCAAACGGATTGCCTATCACCTCATGGCCCGTTTGCCCGCCAGCGTGGAGGTGGAAGACCTGATTCAAAATGGCACCATGGGTTTGTTGGACGCCGTCACCCGCTTTGAAACCGGGCACGGCGCCCAGTTCGAGACCTATGCGGCCCAACGGATCCGGGGCGCCATGCTGGACGGCTTACGGGAAAACGATTGGTTGCCCCGGGGGCTGCGGCGGGACATGCGCCGGGTGGAGCAGGCCATCAGCCGTCTGGAGCAGGTTAATGGCCGGGCCCCTACGGAGCCGGAACTGGCCGAATGCCTGGGTATGTCCATCGCCGAATATCAAAAGGTACTGGGGGAGGCCCGGGGGCACCAGCTGGTCTATTTTGAAGATTTTGGGGAAGAGGGGGGCGAGGATTTCCTCGAACGCCATTTCTCCGATAGTGAAGCCGATCCCTCCCGCATTCTGGAAGATAAGAGCCTGCGGGAGCAGCTGGTAGGCGCTATCGAAACCCTGCCGGAGCGGGAAAAACTGATGATGGCCCTGTACTATGAGCAGGACTTGAACCTCAAAGAAATCGGCGCGGTCATGGGGGTTACCGAATCCCGGGTATGCCAGCTCCACAGCCAGGCTATTGCCAGATTACGTGCTAAAGTCCTGGGCATTAAAACTGACAAGAAGCTGAAATAA
- the flhF gene encoding flagellar biosynthesis protein FlhF, producing MNVKKFIAASARDALRKVKETLGPDAIILSNRGVPGGVEIMAVASRDMAMIVPTPARHEVAVEDYKVSLAGVGRGTASAAPTMAPRRTMNSSPRENPMPQAAPTPAPAVTRAVPRPEPIPQVRRPVREEDDIPPSVMMDEIRALRKIVEQHLAGFAWGEAARLEPVKTEMLRHMLDAGFSPQFSREMLLDLPHELDMPQALAWVKGAADRCLRTITSDSDVIDQGGVFALVGPTGVGKTTTTAKLAARCVVRHGASKLALVTTDGYRIGAHEQLRIYGRILGVSVHLVKDAADLHNTLEELSHKHMVLIDTMGMSQKDRLVSEQISMLVGSGGHVRRLLCLSATSRGDTLDDVINAYQGDDLAGCILTKVDEAASLATPLDAVMRHQLCLHYVSNGQRVPEDLHLPNRAYLLHRAFKDLPETSPHRLSGLEPGLMMANAGVANGTYGGRRG from the coding sequence ATGAATGTGAAAAAGTTTATTGCCGCCAGCGCCCGGGATGCGCTCCGCAAGGTGAAGGAGACTTTGGGGCCCGACGCCATCATTCTTTCCAACCGGGGCGTGCCCGGAGGGGTGGAAATCATGGCGGTGGCCTCCCGGGATATGGCCATGATCGTGCCCACCCCGGCCCGCCATGAGGTGGCGGTGGAAGATTACAAAGTCAGTCTGGCCGGAGTGGGCCGGGGAACGGCCTCAGCCGCCCCCACCATGGCACCCCGCCGGACCATGAATTCCTCCCCCCGGGAAAATCCGATGCCCCAGGCGGCGCCTACCCCGGCGCCGGCAGTGACCCGGGCCGTGCCCCGCCCCGAGCCCATTCCCCAGGTGCGGCGCCCGGTGCGGGAAGAAGATGACATTCCCCCTTCCGTGATGATGGATGAAATCCGGGCCCTGCGGAAAATTGTGGAACAGCATCTGGCTGGTTTCGCCTGGGGCGAAGCGGCCCGACTGGAGCCGGTGAAGACGGAAATGCTGCGCCACATGCTGGACGCGGGCTTTTCTCCCCAGTTTTCCCGGGAAATGCTTTTGGATTTGCCCCATGAACTGGACATGCCCCAGGCCCTGGCCTGGGTCAAAGGGGCGGCGGACCGATGCCTGCGGACCATTACCAGCGACAGCGATGTGATTGACCAGGGCGGTGTTTTCGCCCTGGTGGGGCCCACCGGGGTAGGTAAGACCACCACCACGGCCAAGCTAGCCGCCCGTTGCGTGGTGCGCCATGGGGCCAGCAAGCTGGCCCTGGTAACCACGGACGGTTATCGGATCGGTGCCCATGAGCAGCTGCGGATTTACGGGCGCATCCTGGGGGTATCCGTGCATCTGGTGAAGGATGCGGCGGATTTGCACAACACCCTGGAGGAGCTGTCCCACAAGCACATGGTGCTTATCGACACCATGGGCATGAGCCAGAAGGATCGGCTGGTCAGCGAACAGATTTCCATGCTGGTGGGCAGCGGCGGCCATGTGCGCCGTCTCCTGTGCCTCTCCGCCACTAGCCGGGGGGATACCCTGGATGACGTGATCAACGCCTACCAGGGGGACGATCTGGCCGGTTGCATCCTCACCAAGGTGGATGAGGCGGCCAGCTTGGCCACGCCCCTGGACGCGGTGATGCGCCACCAGCTCTGCCTCCATTACGTTTCCAACGGCCAACGGGTGCCAGAAGATTTGCATCTGCCCAACCGGGCCTATCTGCTGCATCGGGCTTTCAAGGATCTGCCGGAAACTTCCCCCCATCGTCTGTCCGGGCTGGAACCCGGGCTGATGATGGCCAATGCGGGGGTCGCCAACGGGACCTACGGAGGCCGCCGTGGCTGA
- a CDS encoding MinD/ParA family ATP-binding protein, translating to MADFHGDQAAGLRRLFGREKLQVVTFAAGCNGVGRTLAVANVALSLAKLGKEVLVLDENTGHDNVAAWFGAPASHDLLQVVNQERRLADVLVEVAPGVHVLPAAQAVKKLGKLTLRQQQALLDGLGELERPADVILVDAAIDHPLGFSPLSLAAQETVVMLSGVGSAITEAYALIKKMSLGFARRNFRILVSKVKGAQDAQSIFDNMAQVAGQRLHARLDYAGYIPLDEAIKRADALGQPVGTAFPEASSARAFRLLAGEMSQWPAGDQEGAGLEQFVQQLLHLSQRISPSVMHLG from the coding sequence GTGGCTGATTTCCATGGGGATCAGGCCGCCGGTTTGAGGCGGCTCTTCGGTCGGGAAAAGCTCCAGGTGGTGACTTTCGCCGCCGGCTGCAACGGGGTGGGGCGTACCCTGGCGGTGGCCAATGTGGCCCTTTCCCTGGCCAAGCTGGGAAAAGAGGTGCTGGTGCTGGACGAAAACACCGGCCACGACAATGTGGCCGCCTGGTTTGGCGCTCCGGCCTCCCACGACCTGCTCCAAGTGGTCAATCAGGAGCGCCGTCTGGCGGATGTGCTGGTAGAGGTGGCCCCCGGAGTTCACGTGTTGCCTGCGGCCCAGGCAGTGAAAAAGCTGGGCAAGCTAACCCTGCGCCAGCAGCAGGCCCTGCTGGATGGCCTGGGGGAATTGGAACGGCCCGCCGACGTCATTCTGGTGGATGCGGCCATCGATCATCCCCTGGGCTTTTCCCCCCTGAGCCTGGCGGCCCAGGAAACGGTGGTCATGCTTTCCGGCGTGGGCTCGGCTATTACGGAAGCCTATGCCCTGATCAAGAAAATGAGCTTGGGGTTTGCCCGGCGCAATTTCCGCATTCTGGTAAGCAAAGTCAAAGGGGCCCAGGACGCCCAGTCCATTTTTGACAATATGGCCCAGGTGGCCGGGCAACGGCTCCATGCCCGTCTGGACTATGCGGGCTATATTCCCTTGGATGAGGCCATTAAACGGGCCGATGCCCTGGGCCAGCCCGTAGGCACGGCTTTCCCGGAAGCCTCTTCGGCCCGGGCCTTTCGCCTTCTGGCGGGAGAAATGTCCCAATGGCCGGCAGGGGATCAGGAGGGCGCCGGCCTCGAACAATTCGTGCAACAGCTGCTACACTTGAGCCAACGTATTTCACCGAGTGTGATGCATCTGGGATAG
- the flhB gene encoding flagellar biosynthesis protein FlhB, which produces MAEESDLERTEAPTGRRLEQAREKGQVPHSRELGSFLVLIVAAGIFWFMGSWFLQQLIQLFHQAFTWDPVLLKEPRRGLTWFMELSANGMLIFAPLVLALMVAALASPFLLNAWNFAPKAFSPDFTRLNPFAGLGRIFSVNGLMEMGKAVLKAAVIGGVALWVIWRDQDQLFGLLNLPLEEGLSSAGQMMSWSFLVIVAGMFLIVAADVPFQLWQYYDKLKMTKEEVKQEHKEMEGSPEVKGRIRRLQREAARRRMMAAVPTADVVVTNPTHFAVALSYKTGMQAPKVVAKGVDAVAMNIRKVAAEHNVPLLEAPPLARALYRHAELEDEIPAALYTAVAEVLAYVYQLNRYQEAGGSMPVAPRDIAVPPELVPEALNG; this is translated from the coding sequence ATGGCGGAAGAAAGCGATCTCGAGCGGACAGAGGCCCCCACAGGCCGACGTCTCGAACAAGCCCGTGAAAAAGGGCAGGTTCCCCATTCCCGGGAGCTGGGGTCGTTTCTTGTCCTGATTGTGGCCGCCGGAATTTTTTGGTTCATGGGGAGCTGGTTCCTGCAACAGCTTATCCAATTGTTTCATCAGGCTTTTACCTGGGATCCGGTCCTTTTGAAGGAACCCCGGCGGGGCCTGACCTGGTTCATGGAATTGTCCGCCAATGGCATGCTGATCTTTGCGCCGTTGGTGCTGGCCCTGATGGTGGCTGCCCTGGCTTCCCCTTTTCTCCTCAATGCCTGGAATTTCGCCCCCAAGGCGTTTTCCCCCGATTTCACCCGCCTCAATCCCTTTGCTGGCCTGGGACGGATTTTTTCCGTCAATGGCCTCATGGAAATGGGCAAGGCCGTACTCAAGGCGGCGGTGATCGGTGGGGTAGCCCTGTGGGTGATCTGGCGGGATCAGGATCAGCTCTTCGGCCTCCTCAATCTGCCCCTGGAAGAGGGGCTGAGCTCGGCAGGGCAAATGATGTCCTGGAGCTTCCTCGTCATCGTTGCCGGCATGTTCCTCATTGTGGCGGCGGATGTGCCCTTCCAGCTCTGGCAGTACTACGACAAGCTGAAGATGACCAAGGAAGAGGTAAAGCAGGAACACAAGGAAATGGAAGGTAGCCCGGAGGTCAAGGGCCGCATCCGTCGCCTGCAACGGGAAGCCGCCCGGCGCCGCATGATGGCCGCCGTGCCCACCGCCGATGTGGTGGTGACCAACCCGACTCACTTTGCTGTGGCCCTGTCCTATAAAACCGGTATGCAGGCGCCCAAGGTGGTAGCCAAAGGGGTGGATGCGGTGGCCATGAATATTCGTAAGGTTGCCGCCGAACACAACGTTCCCCTGCTGGAAGCGCCGCCCCTGGCCCGTGCCCTGTACCGTCATGCGGAGCTGGAAGATGAAATCCCTGCCGCCCTCTATACGGCGGTGGCGGAAGTGCTGGCCTACGTTTATCAGCTGAACCGCTATCAGGAAGCCGGGGGCTCCATGCCCGTGGCTCCCCGAGACATTGCTGTGCCACCCGAACTGGTGCCGGAGGCCCTGAATGGCTAG
- the flgC gene encoding flagellar basal body rod protein FlgC — translation MSMFSVFNVAGSALTAQSARLNAIASNLANADSIAGPDGKPYRAKQVVFQATPVASDGAEGVRVKQVVESAAPMRMIYDPHNPAADDKGYVSMPNVDVVEEMVNMISASRSYQTNADVMATAKTLMTKTLTMGQ, via the coding sequence ATGAGCATGTTCAGCGTCTTTAACGTGGCCGGCAGCGCCCTGACCGCCCAGTCCGCCCGTCTCAATGCCATTGCCAGCAATCTGGCCAATGCGGACAGTATCGCCGGGCCCGACGGCAAGCCTTACCGGGCCAAGCAGGTGGTGTTTCAGGCCACGCCGGTGGCCAGCGACGGCGCCGAAGGGGTGCGGGTGAAGCAGGTGGTGGAAAGCGCTGCCCCCATGCGCATGATTTATGACCCCCATAACCCGGCGGCGGACGACAAGGGCTATGTGTCCATGCCCAATGTGGATGTGGTGGAGGAAATGGTGAACATGATTTCCGCCTCCCGTTCCTACCAGACCAACGCGGACGTGATGGCCACGGCCAAGACCCTGATGACCAAGACCCTGACCATGGGTCAGTAA